From the genome of Candidatus Cloacimonadaceae bacterium, one region includes:
- a CDS encoding GNAT family N-acetyltransferase — protein sequence MEAKVIRCQKLTQAVFERITHIWHETGIGNPDRADSFAAIQDNLDHGGLLLLAEIGDDVIGTIWLSHDFRRLYIHHMAVLPALQNRGVGKSLLQEALAIAKDLGYQAKLEVHKDNAAARHLYQNLGFEDLEGYITMIIRRV from the coding sequence GTGGAAGCCAAGGTTATTCGCTGTCAAAAGCTTACGCAGGCAGTATTTGAACGGATAACCCATATTTGGCATGAAACCGGGATCGGCAATCCCGACCGCGCGGATAGCTTTGCTGCAATCCAGGACAATCTCGACCACGGCGGCTTGCTGTTGCTTGCTGAAATAGGCGATGACGTCATCGGAACAATCTGGCTGAGCCACGATTTTCGCAGGCTCTATATCCATCACATGGCGGTTTTGCCCGCTCTCCAGAACAGGGGAGTAGGCAAATCGCTACTGCAGGAGGCGCTTGCCATCGCCAAAGATCTTGGCTATCAGGCAAAACTCGAAGTCCACAAGGACAATGCCGCCGCCCGGCATCTCTATCAAAACCTCGGTTTTGAAGATCTGGAGGGATATATCACGATGATCATCCGCCGGGTTTAG